GCTTGCCGCCCATCTGCTCGACCAGGCCATCGTAGCGGCCACCAGCGCAGACAGTGCCCTGGGCACCGAGCTTGTCGGTCACCCACTCGAACACGGTCTTGCTGTAGTAGTCCAGGCCACGCACCAGCTTGGTGTTGATCACGAACGGGATTCCGGCAGCGTCCAGGCGGGCCTTCACGCCCTCGAAGTGCACGCGGGACTCTTCGTCCAGGTACTCTTCGAGCTTCGGAGCGCCCACCAGGGCGGCCTGGGTGCCTTCGTTCTTGCTGTCGAGGATGCGCAGCGGGTTGCTCTGCAAACGACGCTTGCTGTCGTCGTCCAGCTGATCGATACGTTCGCTGAGGAACTCGACCAGCGCGTCGCGATAGCGCGCACGGGCTTCGCTGGTGCCCAGGCTGTTGAGCTCGAGCGTGACCGCGTCCTGGATACCCAGGCGCGCCCAGAGGCGCCAGGTGAGCATGATCAGTTCGGCGTCGATGTCCGGACCGGCCAGGTTGAATACCTCGACGCCGATCTGGTGGAACTGGCGATAGCGCCCCAGTTGCGGGCGCTCGTGGCGGAACATCGGGCCGACATACCAGAGTTTCTGGACCTGGCCGTTGCCGATGATGCCGTGCTCGAGCACAGCACGCACACAGGCGGCAGTGCCTTCGGGACGCAAGGTCAGCGAGTCCTTGTTGTCCTGGAAGGTATACATCTCTTTTTCGACGATATCGGTGACTTCACCGATCGAGCGCTTGAACAGCTCGGTGAACTCGACGATCGGCGTGCGGATCTGGCTGTAGCCGTAGCCGTCCAGCAGGCCGGCCACGGTGCCTTCGAAGTAGCGCCACAGGGGCGACTGCTCGGGCAGGATGTCGTTCATGCCACGGATGGCTTGCAGCGATTTGCTCACGAAAAGTCCTTACGAATCTGTCTATCAGCCGCGGGCGATAAGCGCCGCGTCGGCCTCGACCTTCTCGGCCGCTTTCTGGCGGATGAGCTTTTCCAGCTCATCGACCAGGTTGTCATTGGTCAGCTTCTGCGCCGGCTTGCCATCGATGTACACCAGGTTGGGGGTGCCACCGGTCAGGCCGACGTGGGATTCCTTGGCTTCGCCCGGGCCGTTGACCACGCAGCCGATCACCGCGACGTCCAGCGGCACCAGCAGGTCTTCCAGGCGCCCTTCAAGCTCGTTCATGGTCTTGACCACATCGAAATTCTGCCGCGAACAGCTCGGGCAGGCGATGAAGTTGATGCCACGCGAGCGCAGGTGCAGCGACTTGAGGATGTCGTAGCCGACCTTCACTTCCTCGACCGGATCGGCAGCAAGGGAGATGCGAATGGTATCGCCAATGCCTTCGGCGAGCAGCATACCGAGGCCGACGGCGGATTTCACCGTCCCCGAGCGCAGACCACCGGCTTCGGTGATGCCCAGGTGCAGCGGCTGCACGATCTGCCTGGCCAGCAGGCGGTAGGCTTCGACGGCCATGAACACGTCGGAGGCCTTGACGCTGACCTTGAAGTCCTGGAAGTCGAGGCGGTCAAGGTGCTCGACATGGCGCAGCGCCGACTCGACCAGCGCAGCCGGGGTCGGTTCGCCGTACTTCTTCTGCAGGTCTTTTTCCAGCGAGCCGGCATTGACGCCGATGCGAATCGGGATGCCACGGTCGCGAGCGGCATCGACCACCGCGCGTACGCGGTCTTCACGGCCGATGTTGC
The Pseudomonas putida genome window above contains:
- the hisS gene encoding histidine--tRNA ligase, which codes for MSKSLQAIRGMNDILPEQSPLWRYFEGTVAGLLDGYGYSQIRTPIVEFTELFKRSIGEVTDIVEKEMYTFQDNKDSLTLRPEGTAACVRAVLEHGIIGNGQVQKLWYVGPMFRHERPQLGRYRQFHQIGVEVFNLAGPDIDAELIMLTWRLWARLGIQDAVTLELNSLGTSEARARYRDALVEFLSERIDQLDDDSKRRLQSNPLRILDSKNEGTQAALVGAPKLEEYLDEESRVHFEGVKARLDAAGIPFVINTKLVRGLDYYSKTVFEWVTDKLGAQGTVCAGGRYDGLVEQMGGKPTAGVGFAMGIERLLLLIETLGKVPESISRTLDVYLCAFGEQAELAGLKISEQLRDRLPGLRLAVNAGGGNFKNQFKKADKSGALFALILGDDELAQQVVGFKPLRGQGEQQNIAWDALAEHLQAALAQA
- the ispG gene encoding flavodoxin-dependent (E)-4-hydroxy-3-methylbut-2-enyl-diphosphate synthase — translated: MHGESPIKRRESRKIWVGNVPVGGDAPIAVQSMTNTDTNDVAATVGQIQRLVDAGVDIVRVSVPDMDAAEAFGKIKQLVSVPLVADIHFDYKIALRVAELGVDCLRINPGNIGREDRVRAVVDAARDRGIPIRIGVNAGSLEKDLQKKYGEPTPAALVESALRHVEHLDRLDFQDFKVSVKASDVFMAVEAYRLLARQIVQPLHLGITEAGGLRSGTVKSAVGLGMLLAEGIGDTIRISLAADPVEEVKVGYDILKSLHLRSRGINFIACPSCSRQNFDVVKTMNELEGRLEDLLVPLDVAVIGCVVNGPGEAKESHVGLTGGTPNLVYIDGKPAQKLTNDNLVDELEKLIRQKAAEKVEADAALIARG